In Selenomonadales bacterium, the following proteins share a genomic window:
- a CDS encoding VOC family protein: MKFSIAHCNINVLDLEKSLKFYKEALGLVEVRRKEASDGSFVLVFLGDETSNFRIELTWLRERETPYNLGDNESHIAFEVDDYPAAHELHARLGCICYENTAMGLYFIEDPDGYWLEILPSKR, translated from the coding sequence GTGAAGTTTTCGATTGCACACTGCAACATCAATGTCTTGGACTTAGAGAAGAGCCTAAAGTTCTATAAAGAAGCGCTCGGTCTAGTTGAGGTCAGGCGAAAAGAAGCAAGCGACGGCAGCTTCGTGCTTGTATTTCTTGGCGACGAAACCAGTAATTTTCGCATCGAACTGACGTGGCTACGTGAACGAGAGACCCCATACAACCTTGGTGATAACGAGTCACATATTGCCTTTGAAGTTGACGACTACCCTGCCGCGCACGAACTCCACGCGCGGCTTGGCTGCATTTGTTACGAGAACACGGCCATGGGCCTATATTTCATTGAGGACCCCGATGGTTATTGGCTAGAGATTCT